The DNA segment CTTGCGCTGAAGCTTGTGGACGCGGGCTATACCTTCAGGGAAGACATCGTCTGGTACAAGAAAAACAACGTTTCTAGCAGCACAAGGCAGAACCTTTCGCAGGCCTATGAGTTTATCCTCTTTCTATCAAAAAACGAAAGGTCATTTGCAAACCTTGACCTTATCAGGGTAGGCGGCAACGAGGCAAGGGAGGGAAGGAACAAGGTGCCTCCAAAGCACCTTCTGCAGTTCCAGCCGGTCAACCCGGACAAGCAAAAGATCCAGGAGCTTCAGGAAATAATCCACAGCTCGAGGCCCGACACCAAGTTCAGCTCGCTCCCTACGACAAGTGAAATCTCGGCTGCCTACGGATACGACCCGGAAAAATACTGCCCGACCTGTTACAGGAAGTTCAAGAGGCACGCGACGCGAAAGCGAATAGGCGACCACAAGCACTACCCGATATTTGCAGTCTGCAATCCGGCGGGCAAGAACCCCGGCAACGTCTGGGAGATCTCTACAAAGGCACACTATGGAAACGAGCACTTTGCAATCTTTCCCGAGGACCTTGTGGCCCGGATAATCAACTTTGCATCAGAGAAGGGTGACTGGGTTCTTGACCCGTTCATGGGCCGCGGAACGACCGGCATCGTGTGTGCGCTTACCGGCAGAAATTTCACCGGGATCGACCTTTATCCTGAAAACGTCAAGACGGCTGAGAAGAACATTCGCGACGCCATCAGCGGCAGGTATGACCAGAAGCTGGCGCAGACCGTAGCAAGAGAGTCCTCAAACCATCTGGAGATTCTGGTCAGGGCCGACGATTCCGCCTAGCGCTCCTGCCTCCGTTGTAACCTAGATCGGCCAGACAGAATTGGGCCGGAGCTCCAAGCTAAGCAAGTCATAAATTGATGGTTTGCGAGTGAGCAGGGAAAACGGGAGGATTTGCACGCTGTATTCGGTCAAGATTGTCCAGTTTATCGCTATAGCCATTCTAGCCATCGGCTCTGTCGCCACAGGCATGGCCTTGTACGGGTCTCTAGTGGCGCTGCCGCCTGCCCTAAACGGCATAGACCAGACGGCAGGCTACCTGAGCAGCTTTCAAATCCCGAATGTCTCCGGGCAGGTTGGAACAGCCGCCGACAACCTGCGAAACGCCTCGTCAAACATCCAGGGTGCAGGAAACAACCTGAAGGCAACGGCCGACAGCATGCCGTGCGCTTTTGGCTGCAGCGTCGCAGGAATCAAGATCATTGACCTCAGCCAAATGAGGTCAAACCTTGAAAACACCGCAACAAATCTGCAGGGACTGGGTTCAAACGGCCTTGCCCTTGCAGGCAACGTCGACAACTTGGGCAACAGCATTGGCTCTACATCGCAGAGCATAGAGAATCAGGTGCACCAAGCAGGCTATAATCTGTACAATGTCAAAGCCGTGTTTCAGTTTGGGCTTTTGTCGATTCTGGCCATCGCTATCGTCGGCGTACTTTCCGGCGCCGGTCTGCTTTTACTGGCTACAAGGATGAACAGGATACTCTTGGACCACCTGTCTGCAAGGGACAGCCAAACAGGGGCCGACAGTTCAGCCGCGTAATCATGGACGCCAGCCTGATGAGCCTGGTAAAGGGACTCAGGCGAGATGCAGGGTTGCGAAATGGTGCATGGCCAAGCAGGTGCCCCCCTTTTGCGGCCAATGGACCACAGGCATTGGGAGCAACCCGCCAAGTTTATTATCGTCAACGGCGAATTCTCTACGAGTCGCACACAATTGTCAGCAGGCAACCCTGACCTGAGACGCCAGGTCGAAGAAAACAGAGGCCCGCTAAAGAAGCTTCAGCTCCTGATCCCCGGCCTCAACAGCTACAGGAGAAGCGAGGATATCCGCGTCGCAGACGAACTTTTGCGCAACCAGGTCGCAGACAAGCTTGACCTCTCGAGGGAAAACCTTGAAGGGCTGAGAAAGCAGATGGCAAACGCGGGCGATTTTACAAACTTGTCTTCAGTCGGATCGCTTATTTTTCAAATCCAGCAGTTTTCGGGCGAAGTGCGCCACGCGCAGCAGGGCTATTCCGGCCTGGCGGCATCAATAAGCATTGATGAGGCAAAGCTGAACAGCCTTTACGAGTATGACTATGAATTTGTCAGCTCCTCGATATCCGTACTTGGCAGCACCTCTGCCCTTGTTTATGACCCTTCATCACCCGGCAACATACTTGCGGCGCTATCAACCATCAGCCACAACCTTTCAGATCTAAAGCGCAAGTGGTCCATAAGGATGGAAGCAGTCAGTAACATCCAGCTAAAATAACTGTGGGAAAGTGAAAATGTTTCACAGGCATCCAGACAAAAACGAAGGCGGGAGCGACATTCCCGCCCAGGGAGGCAGCGTCCTTGGCTCTATCACGATAAACTGGGAGGACCAGTACAAGCAGAATAACGTCATGTGGAAAGTGCCGCGCAACATAAGGCTTAACGACAACATTGTGGTGCGCGAAGACGAAATCGCGGTCTTTTACCGCGACGGCAAGGTGCTGACTTACTTTGACCAGCCAAACCGCTATGCGCTGACCAGTATCAATGCCCCCATAGTCGGCAGCCTCCTAAAATATTTCACGGGCGTCCAGCAGCAGGCCGAGGTCTATTACCTTCAGAAGCGTTTCATGGACGGCAAGTTTGGAAGCACACAGCCGTACCAGTTCATTGACCAGCTCTTTGGAATAGTGAACCTCAGGGTATATGGCGAATACAGATGGAGGGTGTCATCGCCGGAGAACTTTATCAACCAGTTTGTCGGCACCTTCAACCTCGAAACTTCCGACCAGATCGAAGGCAGGCTGCGTGAGCAACTGGTCGTGCTTGTTTATAGCGCAATCGGCAAGATGAAGGCGCAGGGAATGAAAGTCACCGACCTTGCTCCAAACCTTACAAGCATCGAGCAGGTGGTGCTCTCCACCTCACCTGACAACTTTGGCCAGTACGGGGTAGAGATTAACAAGATCTCCGGTCTTACCATAAGCCTTCCAGACGAAGTTCAAAAGGCAATTGACACCAGGTCGGAAATGTCCGTCCTCGGCGTCAATTACATGCAGTACCAGGCAGGCCAGGCAATGACAGAGGCTGCGAGCAATCCGTCCGGGGGCGCAGGCTCGCTCGCCGGCCTTGGAGCAGGGTTTGGCGCTGGCAGCGGAATCGGCTACGCAATGGGCGGACAGATGGCACAAGGCATGAACCAGCCGCCCTCAAAGAGCTGCATAAAATGCGGCACAATTATCTCGGCGTCGAACAATTTCTGTCCAAACTGCGGCGCTGATCAGAAGCAGACTCCCTCCCAGCAGCAGGGTGCCAAATTCTGCCCTAACTGCGGCTCGACCGTCTCTGCAGGCTCAAAATTCTGCGCAAACTGCGGAAACAAAATCGCGGTGTAGGCGAAAAGATGCCATTCTACTGTACCAAATGTGGAACCCAGCTTCCAGACGGCGCTGCCTTCTGCCTAAAGTGCGGTACCAACCAGCAGCAATCGGCCACAAGCCCTCCGCAGCAAGTTATTGCTTCTCCGGTCGCCAGCCAGCTAAAGTGCTCAAGCTGCGGTGCCCCTATCACGCCTAAGTTCGGCGAGATGGTCATCGCCTGTGAATACTGCGGCACAAGCATCACGCTTGGAACCGAAGGATGGAAGAACATACAAAAGCACACCATGCTTGCGGCAAAGGTGCGCGACAAGGACAAGATTACTGGCATAATCCACGATGTAATGGACAAGGGAATTTTCAGGCACCACCTGCAGGAGAGCTCTACACTCGAGGAAATGAACCTGAGCTACATACCTTATTGGATCGTCCCCGTGTCCGCTAGAACTGAGATCATATCTGTTGACACCGCGAGCGAGGCCGGCTCGATAGCCACGACCGCGGCGCTTCTGGCAGTGATGGGCGGTTTGGGAAGCCAGCGAGGAGGCCGCGGAGGGTTTGGAATGGGAGGCGGTGGCCTGCTGGGGGGAGCGATGCTTGGAGGCATGATGGCCGGAGGCGGTGGCCTAATCGGTGGCGGGATGAATCAGAAAAGAACATACAAGCTTGATCAGAACTACAACTATCCTGTCGTCGCCCTCAAAGCCCTTACGGAGTACCAGCCGCACGATTACAACTTTTCGCTGGACGATAGAAAGTTGTTCGACGCCTCGACCTTTGACAAGAGCATCAAGGCGCTAAACGGCGACATCAGCGAGGACATGGCCAAGTACCAGGCCAAGACGTATGTGGACCAGCGGCAGTCCGAGCGCGCTCATGCGCAGTACCACATGATCCAGCAGATTCATACAGAGATGGAAGTTGCGGAGGCTGAATTGCTCCATGCACCCATCTGGTTCGCCCGTTACGATCACAAGGGCAATAAGATAATCTTTGTAATTGACGCAAATTCAGGAACGCCAATAAACAGTATCGGCATCTGA comes from the Nitrososphaera sp. genome and includes:
- a CDS encoding site-specific DNA-methyltransferase; the encoded protein is MIDYNLQNGDSLGVLQALARDPKENEKYRVIITSPPYFGHRRYGQNQSEVGREKTDEQFIDRLADIFSACQKLLTSDGSLWIVIGDTRRSNRKLMIPHRLALKLVDAGYTFREDIVWYKKNNVSSSTRQNLSQAYEFILFLSKNERSFANLDLIRVGGNEAREGRNKVPPKHLLQFQPVNPDKQKIQELQEIIHSSRPDTKFSSLPTTSEISAAYGYDPEKYCPTCYRKFKRHATRKRIGDHKHYPIFAVCNPAGKNPGNVWEISTKAHYGNEHFAIFPEDLVARIINFASEKGDWVLDPFMGRGTTGIVCALTGRNFTGIDLYPENVKTAEKNIRDAISGRYDQKLAQTVARESSNHLEILVRADDSA
- a CDS encoding SPFH domain-containing protein encodes the protein MFHRHPDKNEGGSDIPAQGGSVLGSITINWEDQYKQNNVMWKVPRNIRLNDNIVVREDEIAVFYRDGKVLTYFDQPNRYALTSINAPIVGSLLKYFTGVQQQAEVYYLQKRFMDGKFGSTQPYQFIDQLFGIVNLRVYGEYRWRVSSPENFINQFVGTFNLETSDQIEGRLREQLVVLVYSAIGKMKAQGMKVTDLAPNLTSIEQVVLSTSPDNFGQYGVEINKISGLTISLPDEVQKAIDTRSEMSVLGVNYMQYQAGQAMTEAASNPSGGAGSLAGLGAGFGAGSGIGYAMGGQMAQGMNQPPSKSCIKCGTIISASNNFCPNCGADQKQTPSQQQGAKFCPNCGSTVSAGSKFCANCGNKIAV
- a CDS encoding zinc ribbon domain-containing protein; translated protein: MPFYCTKCGTQLPDGAAFCLKCGTNQQQSATSPPQQVIASPVASQLKCSSCGAPITPKFGEMVIACEYCGTSITLGTEGWKNIQKHTMLAAKVRDKDKITGIIHDVMDKGIFRHHLQESSTLEEMNLSYIPYWIVPVSARTEIISVDTASEAGSIATTAALLAVMGGLGSQRGGRGGFGMGGGGLLGGAMLGGMMAGGGGLIGGGMNQKRTYKLDQNYNYPVVALKALTEYQPHDYNFSLDDRKLFDASTFDKSIKALNGDISEDMAKYQAKTYVDQRQSERAHAQYHMIQQIHTEMEVAEAELLHAPIWFARYDHKGNKIIFVIDANSGTPINSIGI